One Paludisphaera rhizosphaerae genomic window carries:
- a CDS encoding HEAT repeat domain-containing protein — MFATLRLRRALLAIAAVAAMVGSVRATAPEQQDPAVIAGVQYLRNVHSGKQVGETAMIALGLIKAEVPPTDPALSACLNKIRSRFVSGGYKPDRSAGYDIYEAGVVALALANLDAADRGSMLDAVAAYLMSKQKANGSWDYDPRPFGDTSISQYAVLGLWECENNGVDIPPSVWDRAAQWYLSVQAPGGSWNYHRDQGEPETVSMTAAGVGSLLICRRQLEAYGRFRKGVNPYLTPVDDSGPRTDFNPVTTAAQINAAVARGMNWISANFNTANTQSFGKSVFYGLYGIERIGALSDRDAIGKIDWYQRGAAYIRSSQKPDGSWSFSPYTDDVTTVWAMLFLTKSTKKTIQRVDIRKLGSGTLLGGRGLPSDLTTMTVAGGRIISRPMNGAVEGMLDVLEDPRVTDADSALAGVLDRYQKQGPTALRPHKDRFRRMLRARDPGVREVAAWALGRCGDLDAAPSLITALEDGDDRVVVAARQGLQLISRKLEGFGPEAGSPPEARRAAAERWRAWYDAVKPLDSSPTDAARAAAPAGGKP, encoded by the coding sequence ATGTTCGCGACCCTCCGACTTCGACGAGCACTCCTCGCCATCGCTGCGGTCGCGGCGATGGTCGGCTCCGTCCGCGCAACGGCTCCGGAGCAGCAGGATCCGGCGGTCATCGCCGGCGTCCAGTACCTCCGCAACGTCCACTCGGGAAAGCAGGTGGGCGAGACGGCCATGATCGCTCTCGGCCTCATCAAGGCTGAGGTCCCTCCCACGGACCCTGCCCTGTCGGCCTGCCTCAACAAGATCCGCTCGCGGTTCGTCAGCGGCGGTTACAAACCCGACCGAAGCGCCGGGTACGACATTTACGAGGCCGGCGTCGTCGCGCTTGCGCTGGCGAACCTGGACGCCGCCGACCGCGGCAGCATGCTGGACGCCGTCGCCGCCTATCTCATGTCCAAACAAAAAGCCAACGGCAGTTGGGACTACGATCCCCGTCCCTTCGGCGACACTTCCATTTCCCAGTACGCCGTACTCGGCCTCTGGGAGTGCGAAAACAACGGCGTCGACATTCCCCCTTCCGTCTGGGACCGGGCGGCGCAATGGTACCTCTCGGTTCAGGCGCCGGGAGGAAGCTGGAACTACCACCGAGACCAGGGCGAGCCGGAGACGGTCTCCATGACCGCCGCGGGCGTCGGCAGCCTACTCATCTGTCGCCGCCAGTTGGAAGCTTATGGAAGGTTCCGCAAGGGAGTGAACCCCTACCTCACGCCCGTCGACGACTCCGGCCCGCGGACCGATTTCAATCCCGTCACGACGGCCGCCCAGATCAACGCGGCGGTCGCACGCGGGATGAACTGGATCAGCGCCAACTTTAACACCGCGAACACCCAGTCGTTCGGCAAGTCCGTCTTCTACGGGCTGTACGGTATCGAACGTATCGGAGCTCTCTCCGACCGCGATGCCATCGGGAAAATCGACTGGTACCAGCGAGGGGCGGCCTACATCCGATCGTCCCAAAAGCCCGACGGCTCCTGGAGCTTCTCCCCCTATACGGACGATGTGACGACGGTCTGGGCCATGCTCTTCCTCACCAAGTCCACCAAGAAGACCATCCAACGCGTCGACATCCGGAAGCTCGGCTCCGGGACGCTCCTGGGCGGGAGAGGTCTCCCCAGCGACCTGACGACGATGACGGTCGCCGGCGGGCGGATCATCAGCCGTCCGATGAACGGAGCCGTCGAGGGGATGCTCGACGTGCTCGAAGACCCGCGCGTCACCGACGCCGACTCGGCGCTCGCCGGGGTGCTCGACCGCTACCAGAAGCAAGGCCCGACGGCGCTCCGGCCTCACAAGGACCGGTTCCGACGGATGCTCCGGGCGCGCGACCCTGGAGTGCGGGAGGTCGCGGCGTGGGCCCTCGGCCGCTGCGGGGATCTCGACGCGGCCCCAAGCCTGATCACGGCGCTCGAAGACGGCGACGACCGCGTCGTCGTCGCGGCTCGGCAGGGCTTGCAGTTGATCAGCCGGAAGCTGGAGGGCTTCGGCCCGGAGGCCGGCTCGCCGCCGGAAGCCCGCCGCGCCGCGGCGGAGCGCTGGCGAGCCTGGTACGACGCCGTCAAACCGCTCGACTCCTCGCCGACCGACGCCGCTCGCGCCGCCGCCCCCGCAGGAGGTAAGCCGTGA
- a CDS encoding circularly permuted type 2 ATP-grasp protein, with protein MQPTHSEESAALFSGYDVAAYDEMFGTENSVRNHYAPLYDRLNNLGPAEIERRHKVADLTMRNQGITFTVYGRDQGVERIIPFDPIPRLISSQEWDRIDRGLKQRVRALNLFIRDVYHNRSILKDRIIPAELIFGASGYRRDCVGLRVPKDIYVHVSGIDLIRDASGEYLVLEDNCRTPSGVSYVLKNRQVMKQIFPFLFEEYNVRPVDDYTDILLSVLRNIAPDGCDDPSVVVLTPGMYNSAYYEHSFLARQMGVDLVEGRDLVYDRGQIFRRTTRGLQRVDVIYRRLDDDFLDPLAFRPDSILGVAGLMGAYRAGNVGLANSLGTGVADDKGIYPFLPDVIKYYLGEVPILNNVETFRPLIPSHRQHILQNLESLVVKAVDASGGYGMLIGPSSTKAQREEFRRKIEDNPRAYIAQPTIQLSRHPTFVEGRLDGRHVDLRPFVLYGEEIFVLPGGLTRVALPKGSLVVNSSQGGGTKDTWVLHDSADHRRASGRPTAGGRA; from the coding sequence ATGCAACCGACCCATTCGGAAGAGAGCGCCGCGCTGTTCAGTGGATACGACGTCGCGGCCTACGACGAGATGTTCGGAACGGAGAACTCCGTTCGGAACCACTACGCCCCGCTCTACGACCGCCTGAACAACCTGGGACCCGCCGAAATCGAGCGGCGTCACAAGGTGGCGGATCTTACGATGCGCAACCAGGGCATCACCTTCACGGTCTACGGCCGCGACCAGGGGGTGGAACGAATCATCCCCTTCGATCCGATACCCCGGCTGATCTCCAGCCAGGAATGGGACCGTATCGACCGCGGGCTCAAACAGCGCGTTCGCGCCCTTAACCTGTTTATACGCGACGTCTACCACAACCGTTCGATCCTGAAGGATCGGATCATCCCCGCCGAGTTGATCTTCGGAGCCTCGGGGTATCGTCGCGATTGCGTCGGCCTGCGGGTTCCCAAGGACATTTACGTCCACGTCTCGGGAATCGACCTGATCCGCGACGCCTCCGGCGAGTATCTCGTTCTGGAGGACAACTGCCGCACCCCCTCGGGCGTCAGCTACGTCCTCAAGAACCGGCAGGTGATGAAGCAGATCTTTCCGTTCCTGTTCGAGGAATACAACGTCCGCCCGGTCGACGACTATACGGACATCCTGCTCTCCGTCCTGCGGAACATCGCCCCCGACGGCTGCGACGATCCCTCGGTCGTCGTGCTGACGCCGGGCATGTACAACTCGGCCTATTACGAACATAGCTTCCTGGCCCGTCAGATGGGCGTCGACCTCGTCGAGGGCCGCGACCTTGTATACGACCGGGGACAGATCTTCCGGCGCACCACGCGAGGGCTGCAACGAGTCGACGTGATCTACCGTCGCCTCGACGACGACTTCCTCGACCCGCTGGCCTTCCGACCGGACAGCATTCTGGGCGTCGCCGGCTTGATGGGGGCTTACCGCGCCGGCAACGTCGGCCTGGCGAACTCCCTCGGAACCGGGGTGGCCGACGACAAGGGGATCTATCCGTTCCTCCCCGACGTCATCAAGTACTACCTCGGCGAGGTGCCCATCCTCAACAACGTCGAGACGTTCCGGCCGCTGATTCCCTCTCACCGCCAGCACATCCTCCAGAACCTCGAGTCGCTGGTGGTGAAGGCGGTGGACGCCTCTGGCGGGTATGGGATGCTCATCGGCCCATCCTCGACCAAGGCTCAGCGAGAAGAGTTCCGCCGCAAGATCGAGGACAATCCACGGGCCTATATCGCCCAGCCGACAATCCAGCTCAGTCGTCATCCCACCTTCGTGGAAGGCCGGCTCGACGGCCGTCACGTGGACCTGAGGCCCTTCGTCCTCTACGGCGAGGAAATCTTCGTCCTGCCTGGCGGTCTGACTCGGGTGGCCCTTCCTAAAGGGAGCCTGGTGGTGAACAGCTCGCAGGGAGGCGGCACCAAGGACACCTGGGTCCTCCACGACTCGGCCGATCATCGCCGGGCGTCGGGGCGGCCGACCGCCGGGGGGAGGGCCTGA
- a CDS encoding alpha-E domain-containing protein, translated as MLSRVAESLYWMGRYIERAENVARLLDIGLFMELDADVGLDEGLGPVEIALTILACRDAFPMEVGPPSREAVLRFLTFDRSNSQSILSMIARARENARGTQEAIGVDVWSEVNRLYLFLGGTRAQKRFVREPSSLFNYIKNSCLLIDGMIQNTLPRDEVFHFLELGRHLERIDVLCRILRAKCPGLSKPINGEDSPMHLVHWTSLLRSCSAHGPFLRSERERVEAEGVIRFLVLDSDFPRSIRYGAARCHESLEAISGGDEEAYGCEAERILGRLESDLRYLDVAEIFDRGLLQFLDSLQISCHRVSDEIQRSFFLM; from the coding sequence ATGCTCAGCCGTGTCGCCGAGAGCCTGTACTGGATGGGGCGATATATCGAGCGGGCCGAGAACGTCGCCCGTCTGCTCGACATCGGCCTGTTCATGGAACTCGACGCCGACGTCGGGCTGGACGAGGGGCTCGGGCCGGTTGAAATCGCGCTCACGATCCTCGCCTGCCGCGACGCATTCCCCATGGAGGTCGGCCCGCCGTCGCGCGAGGCCGTCCTGCGCTTCCTCACGTTCGATCGGAGCAACTCGCAGTCGATCCTCAGCATGATCGCCCGCGCCCGCGAGAACGCCCGAGGAACTCAGGAAGCCATTGGCGTCGACGTCTGGAGCGAGGTCAACCGCCTCTACCTGTTCCTCGGCGGCACGCGCGCCCAGAAGCGGTTTGTTCGCGAACCATCCAGCCTCTTCAACTACATCAAGAACTCATGCCTGCTGATCGACGGCATGATTCAGAACACCTTGCCGCGGGACGAGGTGTTCCATTTTCTGGAGTTGGGTCGGCACCTGGAGCGGATCGACGTACTTTGTCGAATCCTTCGCGCCAAGTGTCCAGGGTTGAGCAAGCCGATCAACGGTGAAGACTCGCCGATGCATCTCGTCCACTGGACGAGTCTGCTGCGAAGCTGCTCCGCCCACGGCCCGTTCCTCCGCTCCGAACGCGAACGCGTCGAGGCGGAAGGGGTCATCCGGTTCCTCGTTCTCGATTCCGACTTCCCCCGATCCATCCGCTACGGGGCCGCTCGCTGCCACGAGTCGCTGGAGGCGATCTCCGGCGGCGACGAGGAAGCGTACGGCTGCGAGGCCGAGCGGATCCTCGGCCGCCTCGAAAGCGACCTGCGCTACCTCGACGTGGCGGAGATTTTCGATCGCGGTCTGCTCCAGTTTCTGGACTCTCTCCAGATCTCGTGCCACCGCGTCAGCGACGAGATCCAGCGCTCCTTCTTCCTGATGTAA
- a CDS encoding transglutaminase family protein → MLLRVQHETKLTYSNDVAETVFEVRMGPPSEEDQTCLGYRLRITPASPVTVYQDGFGNRVDLFNLYAPYRELLIRATSVVRTHRTAGGPRLAEVPFEPEAEEFQAIEALEYRLPTSLVGRSAELTSFVESIPQPSGSLLEVVEQLMSATRSRLIYEKKVTSARTPVDEALALGRGVCQDFAHLFLGACRGFGLPARYVSGYIHEPGEIATHAWCQVWAGRNGWVDVDPTRGEIVGDDYVRIALGRDYLDVPPNRGIYRGQSDETINVAVKVENIQRMPSDWGEWSEGSDAPWSAASWIQSERQHQRGRLSQMLSQSQATFRQQQSQQQQTP, encoded by the coding sequence ATGCTGCTCCGCGTTCAGCACGAGACGAAGCTGACCTACTCCAACGACGTCGCCGAGACCGTCTTCGAGGTCCGCATGGGTCCTCCCTCCGAGGAGGATCAGACCTGTCTCGGATACCGTCTGCGGATCACGCCGGCCTCGCCGGTCACCGTCTATCAGGACGGCTTCGGCAACCGCGTCGATCTTTTCAATCTTTACGCCCCTTATCGCGAACTGCTGATCCGTGCGACCAGCGTGGTTAGGACCCATCGCACAGCCGGGGGACCCAGGCTCGCCGAGGTTCCCTTCGAGCCCGAGGCCGAGGAATTCCAGGCCATCGAGGCTCTGGAGTATCGGCTTCCAACCAGTCTCGTCGGCCGCAGCGCTGAGCTGACCAGCTTTGTTGAAAGCATTCCTCAACCGTCCGGCTCGCTGCTGGAAGTCGTCGAGCAGTTGATGTCGGCCACGCGTTCGCGGCTGATCTATGAGAAGAAGGTGACCTCCGCGCGGACGCCGGTCGACGAGGCGCTGGCGCTGGGGAGGGGAGTCTGCCAGGACTTTGCTCACCTGTTCCTCGGCGCATGTCGGGGCTTCGGACTCCCGGCCCGCTATGTCAGCGGCTACATCCACGAGCCTGGCGAGATCGCGACCCATGCCTGGTGTCAGGTCTGGGCCGGTCGGAACGGCTGGGTCGACGTCGACCCGACCCGCGGCGAGATCGTCGGCGACGACTACGTCCGCATCGCCCTAGGTCGCGACTACCTCGACGTTCCTCCCAACCGAGGCATCTACCGCGGACAGTCCGACGAAACGATCAACGTCGCGGTGAAGGTGGAGAACATCCAGCGGATGCCCTCCGACTGGGGCGAATGGTCGGAAGGCTCGGACGCGCCCTGGTCGGCGGCCTCGTGGATCCAGTCGGAACGCCAACATCAGCGTGGGCGTCTCTCACAGATGCTCTCGCAGTCGCAGGCCACCTTCCGGCAGCAGCAGAGTCAGCAACAGCAGACTCCGTAA
- a CDS encoding glycosyltransferase, producing MTRVETYILYAYAAIILIWPLRWIALKIILGQDRPLTPDSPRLASAAHPLVSAIIPAKDEEAMLDECLSAVRAQEYPDLEILIVDDRSQDRTLEIARRHEAADPRIRVLQNDRLPPGWTGKTYVLHRHSASARGEWLWFLDADVKPEPGFLNVMLEYARSNNAALVSVLPELRCETFWEQVVQPLAGIVLMTSFPPRKINDDACPLAFANGQSILVTRAAYDAAGGHRAVRDRFVEDIGMAQKVKGLGMPIRLGITKGLISCRMYASLGQLVRGWSRIFFDALDRKPWRLLLKLLDPLVFCQSGHVVLLVAMGMLGSGRGGVFAWWLLGLSLAHHALMYAVFRLVYDVSVPDSKYVATFPLGNLITDYILIRAIWMCFTGKVAWRGTSYDASISQTGDREADEAAAGV from the coding sequence ATGACCCGCGTTGAGACGTATATCCTTTACGCCTACGCGGCGATCATCCTGATCTGGCCCCTCCGCTGGATCGCCCTGAAGATCATTCTCGGCCAGGACCGCCCCCTGACGCCCGACTCGCCGCGACTTGCGAGTGCGGCCCATCCCCTCGTCTCCGCGATCATCCCGGCGAAGGACGAGGAGGCGATGCTCGACGAGTGCCTATCGGCCGTTCGAGCCCAGGAGTATCCCGACCTGGAGATCCTGATCGTCGACGACCGCAGTCAAGATCGGACGTTGGAGATCGCGCGTCGCCACGAGGCGGCGGATCCGCGCATACGCGTCCTCCAGAACGATCGGCTGCCGCCGGGGTGGACGGGGAAGACGTACGTTCTGCATCGACATTCAGCGTCGGCCCGCGGCGAATGGCTCTGGTTCCTGGACGCCGACGTGAAGCCCGAGCCAGGCTTTCTGAACGTGATGCTCGAATACGCCCGGTCGAACAACGCAGCGCTGGTGAGCGTCCTCCCGGAGCTGCGTTGCGAGACGTTCTGGGAGCAGGTCGTCCAGCCGCTGGCGGGGATCGTCCTGATGACGTCGTTCCCCCCCCGCAAGATCAACGACGACGCCTGTCCGCTGGCCTTCGCCAACGGGCAGTCGATCCTCGTCACCCGAGCCGCCTACGACGCGGCCGGCGGTCATCGCGCGGTTCGTGATCGGTTCGTCGAGGACATCGGCATGGCCCAGAAGGTCAAGGGCCTGGGAATGCCGATTCGATTGGGGATCACCAAGGGGCTGATCTCGTGCCGGATGTACGCCTCGCTGGGGCAACTCGTCCGGGGATGGAGTCGGATCTTCTTCGACGCGCTCGACCGAAAACCCTGGCGGCTCCTCCTGAAACTCCTGGACCCGCTCGTCTTCTGCCAGAGCGGCCACGTCGTCCTGCTCGTGGCCATGGGAATGCTGGGGAGCGGTCGGGGGGGCGTTTTCGCGTGGTGGCTGCTGGGTCTGTCGTTGGCTCACCACGCCTTGATGTACGCGGTGTTCCGCCTGGTCTACGACGTCTCGGTGCCTGATTCGAAATACGTGGCCACGTTCCCTCTGGGAAACCTCATCACCGACTACATCCTGATCCGCGCGATCTGGATGTGCTTCACCGGAAAGGTCGCGTGGCGCGGCACGAGCTACGACGCTTCGATCTCCCAGACCGGAGATCGGGAAGCCGACGAGGCCGCCGCCGGGGTTTGA
- the larC gene encoding nickel pincer cofactor biosynthesis protein LarC yields MRVGYFDCFSGVSGDMTLGALVDAGVDGRAIVQAVKSLELPGELSFETVRRGGFRATYARVETPREHAHRHWRQIESIIDKASLTASQKELARSIFLKLGEAEARVHGVDLAKIHFHEVGAVDSIIDIVGSAVGLDLLGVDRFECSAVPPGRGWIKAEHGRMPLPAPATAEILKGVPLADSPIEMEMTTPTGAAIVTTIAERFGPLPPLTVESIGLGAGTREVAGQANILRLFVGVLADSPNADRVFMLETNLDDLPGEVVGYTTIKLMEAGALDVFTTPIQMKKNRPGVMVSVLCDETKIPAMEEILFRETTTLGVRRFPVSRHKLNRKAVEVETEFGVVRGKLGWLDNRPPTFSAEYDDCARIASEHGVPLRQVFDAAHAAYARRTTEAALSPPHTTPQDHEHPHAH; encoded by the coding sequence GTGCGCGTCGGCTATTTCGACTGTTTCAGTGGTGTTTCGGGCGACATGACGCTCGGAGCGCTGGTCGACGCCGGGGTCGACGGCCGGGCGATCGTCCAGGCCGTCAAGAGCCTGGAACTGCCCGGCGAACTGTCATTCGAGACCGTGCGTCGCGGAGGCTTCCGAGCCACCTACGCCCGTGTCGAGACGCCTCGTGAACACGCCCATCGCCACTGGCGGCAAATCGAGTCGATCATCGACAAGGCCTCGCTGACGGCCTCTCAGAAAGAACTGGCACGCAGCATCTTCCTGAAGCTGGGCGAAGCGGAGGCGCGAGTCCACGGCGTCGACCTTGCGAAGATCCACTTCCACGAGGTCGGCGCGGTCGATTCGATCATCGACATCGTCGGCTCAGCCGTCGGTCTGGATCTTCTGGGCGTCGACCGCTTTGAATGCAGCGCGGTTCCTCCGGGTCGCGGGTGGATCAAGGCCGAACATGGCCGGATGCCCCTCCCCGCGCCGGCGACGGCCGAGATCCTCAAGGGAGTTCCCCTGGCCGACTCGCCGATCGAGATGGAGATGACCACCCCGACAGGCGCCGCGATCGTGACCACCATCGCTGAACGGTTCGGCCCCCTCCCCCCGCTGACCGTCGAGTCGATCGGGCTGGGCGCGGGGACCCGAGAAGTCGCCGGCCAGGCGAACATCCTGCGGCTGTTCGTCGGCGTCCTGGCTGATTCGCCCAATGCGGACCGGGTCTTCATGCTGGAGACGAACCTCGACGACCTGCCCGGCGAGGTTGTCGGATACACGACGATCAAACTGATGGAAGCCGGCGCGCTCGACGTTTTCACCACGCCGATTCAGATGAAGAAGAACCGACCGGGCGTGATGGTCAGCGTACTCTGCGACGAGACCAAGATCCCCGCGATGGAGGAGATCCTCTTCCGTGAGACGACCACGCTGGGAGTCCGTCGGTTCCCAGTCAGTCGTCATAAACTGAATCGCAAGGCCGTCGAGGTCGAGACGGAGTTCGGCGTCGTCCGTGGGAAACTCGGCTGGCTGGATAACCGGCCGCCGACCTTCAGCGCCGAGTACGACGACTGCGCTCGAATCGCCTCCGAGCACGGCGTCCCGCTTCGCCAGGTCTTCGACGCGGCCCACGCGGCCTACGCTCGGAGGACGACCGAAGCGGCTCTCTCGCCCCCCCACACGACGCCCCAGGACCACGAGCACCCTCACGCTCATTGA
- a CDS encoding HD domain-containing protein has translation MHDKYKRQFRNGPATSRLRQQIALEAARRMLDAFNVGRDDPIPLDQLQTASEADYYAAKRKAAAVLGHRVRPGDLPSDDEVRDQLVFLQKQRSDEEEEETESEDENDEPPPAASLAESIDRFAVYRLRLGPLESVKQDPAKHPEGDALYHSLQVFQLAREAHPYDEEFLLAALLHDVGKAIDPKDHVAAAVDGLRGAVTERTLWLIAHHMDLLPDRRRALGAKQRREIDESEYADDLKLLRECDDAGRATGVDVVTLEEALEYIQGLEGEEYLDA, from the coding sequence ATGCACGACAAGTACAAACGACAGTTTCGAAACGGCCCCGCCACCTCTCGACTGCGACAACAGATCGCGCTTGAGGCCGCCCGGCGCATGCTCGACGCCTTTAACGTGGGCCGAGATGATCCGATCCCGCTCGACCAGCTCCAGACCGCCTCGGAGGCCGACTATTACGCCGCCAAACGCAAGGCGGCAGCAGTTTTGGGCCATCGCGTCCGCCCCGGCGACCTCCCCTCGGACGACGAGGTTCGCGATCAACTCGTCTTCCTCCAGAAACAGCGGTCCGACGAGGAAGAAGAGGAAACCGAGTCGGAGGACGAGAACGACGAACCCCCGCCCGCGGCCTCGCTCGCTGAGTCGATCGATCGCTTCGCCGTCTATCGCTTGAGACTCGGCCCTCTCGAGTCGGTCAAGCAGGATCCCGCCAAGCATCCCGAGGGAGACGCCCTCTACCACAGCCTGCAGGTCTTCCAACTCGCCCGCGAAGCCCACCCCTACGACGAGGAGTTCCTTCTGGCCGCTCTGCTTCACGACGTGGGCAAGGCGATCGATCCCAAGGACCACGTCGCAGCAGCCGTCGACGGTCTCCGCGGCGCAGTGACCGAGCGCACCCTCTGGTTGATCGCTCACCACATGGACCTCCTTCCCGACCGCCGCCGCGCTCTGGGGGCGAAGCAGCGTCGAGAGATTGACGAGTCCGAGTACGCCGATGACCTGAAACTTCTCCGCGAATGCGACGACGCCGGTCGCGCGACCGGCGTCGACGTCGTAACGCTGGAAGAAGCCCTCGAATACATCCAAGGGCTGGAAGGCGAGGAGTACCTCGACGCCTGA
- a CDS encoding DUF937 domain-containing protein has protein sequence MSIVDLIKSQLTSEVLDKLSGVIGESSEKTRTATNAAIPSVLAMIANSALSGKGLDGLLGALRDFEGTDPVATLKTPGATPTPPSGGDILGSLLGPNLSTLLNILSKFVGIGLPAIKTLLSYVGPLILSVLAAQLKGKGGLTPANLTSLLTAEKPNITKAIPAGLSLADLTSPPSSTPTTKHVTTTKVEEPALPGWLLPLLALGLIAAGLYFFMKPAEEPVAPAPAPAPAAATTPSAEAPKPLTPVEIAPAEPKLAIPTVDAVSKGLTEVYTGVTNALALVKDVPTAEAEAPKLTALSTELDTVKALWDKIPAEAKATVAKVTVDHLDTLKGVVAKVLEIPGVGEKLKPILDAIIAKLVGFSV, from the coding sequence ATGAGCATCGTCGACCTGATCAAGAGCCAACTGACCAGCGAGGTCCTGGACAAGCTGAGCGGCGTGATCGGAGAGTCGTCGGAGAAGACGCGGACGGCGACCAACGCCGCAATCCCGTCGGTCCTCGCGATGATCGCGAACTCCGCCCTGAGCGGCAAGGGCCTCGACGGACTGCTGGGCGCCCTGAGGGACTTTGAGGGAACCGATCCCGTCGCCACGCTGAAGACCCCGGGGGCGACTCCAACACCTCCCTCCGGCGGCGACATTCTGGGTTCGCTTTTGGGCCCGAACCTCTCGACCCTGCTCAACATTCTGTCGAAATTCGTGGGCATCGGATTGCCGGCGATCAAGACCCTGCTGAGCTACGTCGGCCCCTTGATCCTCAGCGTCCTGGCCGCCCAGCTCAAGGGGAAGGGCGGTCTCACACCGGCCAACCTGACGAGCCTACTGACGGCCGAAAAGCCCAACATCACCAAGGCCATTCCCGCCGGCCTGTCGCTCGCCGACCTGACCTCCCCGCCCTCCTCGACGCCGACGACGAAACACGTGACGACGACCAAGGTCGAGGAACCCGCCCTGCCCGGCTGGCTGCTCCCCTTGCTGGCGCTCGGCCTGATCGCCGCGGGCCTATATTTCTTCATGAAGCCGGCGGAAGAGCCGGTCGCGCCCGCCCCTGCTCCTGCGCCAGCGGCGGCCACCACACCGTCGGCCGAAGCCCCCAAGCCGCTCACTCCTGTGGAAATCGCTCCGGCCGAGCCCAAGCTCGCGATCCCGACGGTCGACGCGGTGTCGAAGGGGCTGACCGAAGTTTATACGGGCGTCACCAACGCGCTCGCCCTCGTCAAGGACGTGCCGACCGCTGAGGCCGAGGCTCCCAAACTCACCGCCCTGAGCACGGAACTCGATACGGTCAAGGCCCTGTGGGACAAGATTCCCGCCGAAGCCAAGGCGACAGTCGCCAAGGTGACCGTCGATCACCTCGACACCCTCAAGGGCGTCGTCGCCAAGGTGCTGGAGATCCCCGGCGTGGGCGAGAAGCTGAAGCCGATCCTCGACGCGATCATCGCGAAGCTTGTCGGATTCTCTGTCTGA